The following coding sequences are from one Nicotiana tomentosiformis chromosome 3, ASM39032v3, whole genome shotgun sequence window:
- the LOC104108227 gene encoding probable membrane-associated kinase regulator 2 has product MEAFNLLKFWRNSSADTAAADRDIVSELDDLDYVRNPAVETDEETDDDEDSFFDLVFTGPDKWPKVDNNNDSKSVSVNSPRDPESPRDVFFKPKPFAIDSNSKPQSPISILKSAPMFRVFLLGFRKSKPEKVGIDDSPTASPKIRSKRFTVKCKAEEVPVPMSPVFTRDNSLRSKLQKEKEEDLSIDESLKKFVRADVPKYLKLMKPLYARASKRYTDKIGVSPLSSPSTQSMCSSPRKASEEGKQGNRVAAFGAVRKHLGKSRSAASTFAGASPSPMNRRDDSLLQEQNDGIQGAILHCKRSYSSVAKDCSMLLPRSGSEHLPRASSEELNRWSI; this is encoded by the exons ATGGAAGCTTTTAACCTACTCAAATTCTGGCGAAATTCCAGCGCCGATACTGCTGCTGCTGATCGGGACATTGTCTCTGAACTTGATGATTTGGACTACGTACGCAACCCGGCGGTTGAAACTGATGAAGAAACCGATGACGATGAGGACTCCTTCTTCGATTTGGTGTTCACCGGCCCAGATAAATGGCCCAAAGTAGACAACAACAACGACTCAAAGTCCGTTTCTGTCAACAGTCCCCGCGACCCTGAATCCCCCAGAGACGTCTTCTTTAAACCAAAACCTTTTGCAATCGACTCCAACTCAAAGCCTCAATCTCCAATTTCTATCCTCAAATCAGCCCCCATGTTTCGGGTCTTCTTATTGGGCTTCAGGAAGTCTAAGCCGGAGAAAGTGGGTATTGACGATTCACCTACGGCAAGCCCAAAGATTCGGAGCAAGCGCTTTACTGTGAAATGCAAGGCGGAAGAGGTTCCGGTTCCAATGAGCCCTGTTTTTACGAGAGACAACAGTTTAAGGAGCAAACTGCAGAAAGAGAAGGAAGAAGATTTGTCAATTGACGAATCGTTGAAGAAGTTTGTAAGAGCTGATGTGCCCAAGTATTTGAAATTGATGAAGCCTTTGTACGCCAGAGCTTCAAAAAGGTACACCGACAAAATTGGAGTATCGCCATTGTCTTCTCCGTCGACGCAATCAATGTGCTCCTCACCCAGAAAAGCATCAGAGGAGGGAAAACAGGGGAACCGAGTTGCTGCATTTGGAGCTGTTCGTAAGCACCTAGGTAAAAGCCGGTCTGCGGCGTCTACATTTGCCGGAGCTTCACCGTCGCCGATGAACCGGAGAGACGATTCACTGCTGCAGGAGCAAAATGATGGAATCCAAGGCGCTATTCTTCATTGCAAGAGATCTTACAGCTCAGTTGCAAAAG ACTGTTCGATGTTATTACCAAGATCTGGAAGTGAACATCTGCCAAGAGCCTCTTCTGAGGAGCTGAACAGATGGAGTATTTGA